One Aegilops tauschii subsp. strangulata cultivar AL8/78 chromosome 7, Aet v6.0, whole genome shotgun sequence genomic window carries:
- the LOC109764868 gene encoding protein NUCLEAR FUSION DEFECTIVE 4: MPGAVKAGSRPPWLGLGAAVWLQASAGTSSAFALYSHALKVALGADQSRVALLGVACNVGDSLGLLPGVVCNKLHPALLLLVAAASGLLGYGVTWLAVSGVAPALPYWLIWIALCMGSNSGAWMSTAALVTNMRNFPLSRGAVAGILKGYSGLSAAVYTAIYTGALHGSAANLLLFLTLGVAIVCLLAMYFVRPCEPSLVENSSERVHFLFVQINSALLGVYLVCATTLDRFVTLTPALNYSLIAIMVILILAPFAIPVKMTLFRSVPRKVTSAAADNDFTEPFLLPSSSEPNFGKIEDEDAADIDLLLAEGEGAVKQKRRRPKRGEDFRFREALLKADFWLLFAVFFIGVGSGVTVLNNLAQVGTAAGVVGTTISVSLFSLGNFFGRLGGGAVSDYFVRSRTLPRTVLITCTQVVMIVNYLVFALGLKATLYISVAILGVCYGVHFSVMVSTSSELFGLKQFGKIYNFILLANPLGALVFSSLAGYVYDHEAAKQHSVAAVAGSDHVMVCYGPSCFRLTFFVLSGMACLGTFLSVILTVRIRPVYQTLYGGGPSSQPRSSAH; the protein is encoded by the exons ATGCCGGGCGCGGTGAAGGCGGGGAGCAGGCCGCCGTGGCTGGGTCTCGGGGCGGCCGTGTGGCTGCAGGCGTCGGCGGGGACCAGCTCCGCCTTCGCGCTCTACTCGCACGCGCTCAAGGTGGCGCTCGGCGCCGACCAGAGCCGCGTCGCGCTGCTCGGGGTCGCCTGCAACGTCGGGGACAGCCTTGGCCTCCTCCCGGGCGtcgtctgcaacaagctccaccCGGCCCTGCTCCtgctcgtcgccgccgcctccggcctcctCGGCTACGGGGTCACCTGGCTCGCCGTCTCCGGCGTCGCCCCGGCGCTGCCCTACTGGCTG ATATGGATCGCATTATGCATGGGTTCGAACAGCGGTGCGTGGATGTCGACCGCCGCATTAGTAACCAACATGAGGAACTTCCCACTCAGCAGAGGTGCTGTTGCCGGCATCCTCAAGGGCTACTCTGGTCTAAGTGCAGCTGTATACACTGCCATTTACACGGGTGCGCTTCACGGTTCAGCTGCAAACCTCCTGCTTTTTCTCACCCTGGGAGTTGCCATCGTGTGCCTTCTGGCGATGTACTTTGTGAGGCCTTGTGAGCCTTCTCTGGTGGAGAATTCCTCGGAGCGAGTTCACTTCCTGTTCGTACAGATCAACAGTGCTCTTCTTGGGGTTTATCTCGTCTGTGCCACGACATTGGATCGTTTTGTGACTCTCACCCCTGCTCTGAACTATTCCTTGATTGCTATTATGGTCATTCTCATTCTTGCACCGTTTGCGATACCTGTGAAGATGACATTGTTTCGAAGCGTCCCAAGGAAAGTCACTTCTGCTGCTGCTGACAATGATTTCACAGAACCATTTCTTCTGCCTTCTTCCTCTGAACCAAACTTCGGCAAAATTGAAGATGAGGATGCTGCAGATATTGATCTTCTCTTAGCTGAGGGTGAAGGGGCTGTgaagcagaagagaagaagaccAAAAAGGGGAGAGGACTTCAGGTTCCGTGAAGCTCTGCTAAAGGCAGATTTCTGGTTGCTCTTTGCAGTATTCTTTATAGGTGTTGGATCTGGAGTCACCGTCCTTAACAATCTAGCACAAGTTGGAACTGCAGCAGGTGTTGTTGGCACAACCATATCAGTCTCTCTCTTCAGTTTGGGCAACTTCTTTGGCCGCTTAGGAGGTGGTGCTGTTTCTGATTATTTTGTCAG GTCAAGGACACTTCCACGGACAGTACTGATCACATGCACCCAAGTGGTGATGATAGTCAACTACCTAGTCTTCGCGCTGGGTCTCAAGGCTACGCTCTACATCTCCGTTGCCATACTCGGCGTGTGCTATGGCGTCCATTTCTCGGTGATGGTGTCGACGTCATCGGAGCTGTTTGGGCTAAAGCAGTTTGGGAAGATCTACAACTTCATCTTGCTGGCGAACCCACTTGGCGCGCTCGTGTTCAGCAGCCTCGCTGGGTATGTCTACGATCATGAAGCGGCAAAACAGCACAGCGTCGCAGCAGTGGCGGGCTCTGACCATGTCATGGTATGCTACGGCCCCAGCTGTTTCAGGCTCACGTTCTTTGTGCTGTCAGGCATGGCATGCTTGGGAACGTTTCTGAGCGTGATCCTGACCGTGAGGATCCGACCAGTGTATCAGACGCTCTATGGAGGTGGACCCTCGAGCCAGCCCAGGAGCTCTGCGCATTGA